Genomic DNA from Mycobacterium stomatepiae:
GTCTAGAGTCGATAGTCTGCTCGAATTCCACAGTGGTGCTTGAAATGTCGCCAGTTCCCTGAGCGCACGTGCGCATTCGTCGACGTTGCTTGGCCTTAACACGTCGCCGGCTTGGAACTCGCTGCTCAAGTCCTCCAGGACCAGCGTGAACCTCTTGACGTCATCGGAGAGCTCCGCGAGGTAACACCTCGGCAGCCCCATGTCGGGGACAAGAGGAGCGATGTCCTGGTAGAAGCGGGTTTCCAGTTCGTACATGCTCATCGCATGGGCGACACCAAGGCTGCCGGCATCGTCTGTTGGGAATTTCACCAGCAGAGATTCCGGAGACGATCCCGGCCTTGCGTAGCTCAGCACCGCGCGAACCATGCGGGCCATGAGGCCACCCGATACCGGCTCCAGGGCCACCTCCGACAGGTCGGTCGCGGCCGAATGGCCCGTGCCGGCCAGTACCCGTCTGAACCAATCCACATTCAGCTCTTCGATATTGGCAACGGGAGGAACTTGGACATCGGCGTGTGTCGTCCGGTCACGCGGCAGCGAGCCGGCGTTCATCCGCGGCCTCCCCATCTGATGACAGACACCGCCTGCGGTAGTCGTGCCCAGAGATTCACGGAGGCACGCACTTGTATCGAACATCGCATTCGAACATGATGTACGACTAGGGGTATGGTGTCAATCACAATGCGCGCTCGGCGGGAACGAGGCGTGGACCGCAACGAGGAGGAAGAACGTGGGCTGGACCGACACAATCGACATTTCTGACGAGCAATTCCACCCTCGTAGCGATGATCCATATTGGAGCGAGAACAGCCTGCTCGGCTTCAACGTGCCCGAGCGGAACCTCTCGGGGTTCATTTACTTCTACTGGCGACCGAATATGAATCTGGTGGTTGCCGGCCCGGCCGTGTGGGACCACTCTGGCGAGGACGTATACAACTGCTTGTACTACGGCTGGGACCAACACTTGGCGATCCCGAACGGGACCGAAATGTTCAACTTCGAACTCTCAAACTCTCTGAGCTGCCGCATGATCGAGGCCCAACAGGAATACCGGTTCCGGTATGACCGCCATGGTGTGAAATTCGATCTGACGTGGACGGCCATGGCGGAGCCGCATTACATGAAGTTGGCGAAGGGTCGGGATGAGGACGCCGGCATCAAGAACTGGGTTAAGAAAGACGGCGACTTCTCCGTTGGTCACTACGAGCAATCGGGCTGGTTCACCGGAGATCTCGAGATCGATGGGGAACGAATCAAGATCGACTGCGGGGCGCTGCGTGACCGCGGCTGGGGACCCCGTCACGCCGATGTGGCCGACCCGTTGCGCGCCGGCTGGCCGTACGTCTTCGCGGGTCCGGAAAGCGCATGGCATCTCTATGACCCGCAGACTTCGCTCACGTTCGATGAGGACCCGATCGAAGGCACCACGGAAACGGTCACGACGGGCTTCTACGTCCGCGACGGCATCAAGGCCCGAATTTTGGGGGGCACCCGGCGTGCGGAACGCGGTCGAGACGGCCGGGTGCTCACCCAAGTGATCGACGCCGTGGACGAGCTCGGTCGGGAGCTGCACGCAGAGGGGCAGAGCCTGAATTGGCTCAAATGGTCCATCAACAGCGACATCCTCAACTGGTGGTCGCTGGTGCGGTGGCAGTACGACGGTCAGACCGTCTACGGCAACGACCAGGACTTCATGTCCTTCAGGCACTATCGGCGCTATTGGCGCCGGCTCCTCGCTGAGGACCCAGGGTTGCTGAATTGCTTTCCGGTATCCGCCGACTATCCACCCTACGGCGCGCGATGAACACCGGAATGTGCGAAAGCGATTCCACTGCAGCATATTCAGAGGAAGCGGGAGCTTGTCGATGAAGACGAGAAATCAACTGATCTGCTTATCCAGCGGGTACGGATTCTTTGTGCTCTACCTGCTGGGACTGGTGCCGGTGGCCGGCTTCATCTCACCACCGGCGCCAGACTGGGGCGACAACATCGTCGCTGCTTACTTCCACGCACGACATTTCCGCATTCTGGCGGGCATGTCCATCTGCGCGGTCGCATCCGCCCTGTATGTGCCGTGGGGTGTGGCCATTGCGGGTCAGATGCTGCGCATGGAGAAGGGCCGTTTTCCGGCTCTCACTGCCGTGCAGGCTATTTCGGCCGGGGCCGGCGCCGTGTTCTTTGGCCTGTCGCCATTTCTGTGGCTGACCGTCGCCTACCGCGCCGGACATTCCGGAGACATTATGGTGGCGCTCAACGACTTCGCCTGGATCTCGTGGATCGTGAGTTGGCCCTTCTTCTTCGTACAAGCGGGGGCGTTCGCGCTCAGCGTGCTGATGTATCCGACTGTTGTCATCCCGCGCTGGGTCGGATATCTGAGCCTGTGGTTCGCAATCAGCATGTTTCCCGCGAGTGCGATCGTGTTCTTCTACCACGGCCCGCTGGCCTGGAACGGTGTCTTCGCGCTTTATCTGCCACTGACATTATTTGCCCTGTGGTACAACGTGTCCGCGTTCTGGCTACTCAGGGCGATCAGGCAGGAGAGTCAGGCCACCACAGCGACTGCCGCGCCACCTCGGGAAGTCGCGACAATCTCGCGTTGAGGGCGTTCAGTTCACGTGCGCCAGGTCTTCTTGTTCAAGGCGGCGCACCGCGCGAAACGCGTAGGGCGTGACGGCAGCAATGAGGACGAAGAACATCACGAACACCGCCCAAAAGTTCAGCAGGCCCTGCCAAGCGAACGGACCCGTCCGGACAAAGGGCACCAGGCTCAGCGGAATATAAAGCGCCGCAGTGAAAAAGCACAAGTAGCCGACCCACCGCGGAAACAGTGGTTGCGCACGACGATCCAGCAGTATCGCGAAACCCAGTGCCACACTCTGCAGCAGCGAGAACATAAAGGTCAGGTCGAAGAACAGCCATCCGAAGTCGTATAGCGTCTGCACGGTTTCCGAAGAGCGAGCTTCGGCTCGGAACGCCGCCGTCTGCCACACTACCGCCGGCACAGCTGTGACGAGGCCCGTCATCAAGCCACCTAGCAGCTCGGTGGTCGAAAGAATCCCCGTCGGTCCTTCCATGCGACCGATCAACTTGGAGATGGCGGCACTCCAGGTGTAGTAGCAGGGTGCGCCGACAATCATCAACACCATCCCCACCTGAATGGCGGTGTGGTGAGTTTGGAAGTAGCGAGATATGGCCGAGGCGTCCAGCTGCTGTCCTGGCGGCGGCCAGAAACCGGCGAACACCGCGAAACCCAGCAGGCCCAGGGCCGCGTACACGCACACGGACCATAGGCCGAGGCGAAGGGTCGTGTAGTCGGCGCTCGTCGTCCGGGCATTCTCAACCGTGGTGTGTCGCGCTGTCGTTGTCATCGTGCCTCCCGAGTGTCGGATCGTGAGTCGCGTCGATGGGATCACTTGCCGGCCGCGGCCGAGAGAATTAATTTAACAAGCACTAGAAAAATCTGCTAGGGTGCGGATAGAATGCTCTTTAGCTGGTCTAATGCATGTCTAATGAGCCTTAAATAACTAGCTGGTGCCGTTCATCCGAAGGGAAATGGAAGCCATGGCGCTTGACGCGTCGACGCCGTGGGAGGCCAACGTCGCCGCCATTCGCAGCCTGTACCGTGCATTGGCCGCGGGCGACCGGGAAACGCTGGGCAAGCTGTTGCATCCGGACTTCATCGGTCGCGCCACGACGGGTCTGCCGCTGGGACTGGGAGGCGAGCACGTCGGGCCGGAAGCCATGCGCCGGCAATTCTGGTGGGAACTGGGTCGGCACTACGACGTCGCGGCGTATCCGGACACATTTCATGCCCTCGATGACGGCCGTCTGCTGGTGGCGGGCCGCTATCGCGGCCAGGCGCGCCGCTCCGGCAAAAAGCTCGACGCGGCTTTTCATCACGTAATCGGTTTTGCCGAGGACGGGCGTATGACGTCGCTTGATCAGCTGACCGACAGCGCACTGTGGGCCGACGCGCTCGACGAGCGATCGTCGCTGGAAACAATCGATTACCACGTCACCGATGGGGTGGCCACAGTTTGCCTGAACCGACCCGAGGACCGCAACGCAATCGACATGCGGATGGCGAACGAATCTCTAGTCGTGGCACGGCGAATCGCGGACGATCGGTCGGTTCGCGCGGTGCTGATCTGCGGTAACGGGCCGTCATTGTCGGTCGGCGGCGACATCAAGTCGTTTCCCTCGGATCCGTCTACGGAATACGGTGACCTGCTGGAGCGGATGACCACACCGTTCCACGAAGCTTTCCGCATACTCAGCGGAATCGACGCGCCTATCGTCACCGCGGCCCGCGGGACCGTCGCGGGCGGCGGCTTGGGCTACGTGTACGCGGCCGAACAGGTCATCGCTGCCGAGGGTACCAAGTTCCTGACAGCGTTTGCCGCCCTTGGTCTTTCCGGAGATGGGGGCGGCACCTGGCACCTGCCGCGCCTGATCGGCGCGCGCCGCGCGGCCCAGGCGTACCTGCGCAATACGCCGATCGAGACGAACGACGCCCTGGCGTGGGGGCTGATCAACGAGATCGTGCCCGCCGACAAGCTGCGGGTGCGGGCCCTGGCGCTGGCCACCGAGTTGGCGCAGGGCCCCACCCGAGCGTTCGCGAAAATGCGAACACTGTTGCGCGAGTCCTGGCACAACGACCTGGCAACGCAACTGAAATCGGAGACCGACGCACTAAGTGCCGCCGCGAACACCGCCGATGCCGCAGTCGCGCTTTCGGCATTTCGGGCCAAGCGCGCGCCGCGCTTCACGGGAGGCTAGGAGATGGGACTGATCAGTGATTCGCCCGAGCACGAGGCGATTCGCAACAGCGTTGCCGGGATTGCCGGTCGGTACGGCCCTGCCTACTTTCTGGAGCGGGCACGTAC
This window encodes:
- a CDS encoding DUF7065 domain-containing protein: MGWTDTIDISDEQFHPRSDDPYWSENSLLGFNVPERNLSGFIYFYWRPNMNLVVAGPAVWDHSGEDVYNCLYYGWDQHLAIPNGTEMFNFELSNSLSCRMIEAQQEYRFRYDRHGVKFDLTWTAMAEPHYMKLAKGRDEDAGIKNWVKKDGDFSVGHYEQSGWFTGDLEIDGERIKIDCGALRDRGWGPRHADVADPLRAGWPYVFAGPESAWHLYDPQTSLTFDEDPIEGTTETVTTGFYVRDGIKARILGGTRRAERGRDGRVLTQVIDAVDELGRELHAEGQSLNWLKWSINSDILNWWSLVRWQYDGQTVYGNDQDFMSFRHYRRYWRRLLAEDPGLLNCFPVSADYPPYGAR
- a CDS encoding enoyl-CoA hydratase-related protein — protein: MALDASTPWEANVAAIRSLYRALAAGDRETLGKLLHPDFIGRATTGLPLGLGGEHVGPEAMRRQFWWELGRHYDVAAYPDTFHALDDGRLLVAGRYRGQARRSGKKLDAAFHHVIGFAEDGRMTSLDQLTDSALWADALDERSSLETIDYHVTDGVATVCLNRPEDRNAIDMRMANESLVVARRIADDRSVRAVLICGNGPSLSVGGDIKSFPSDPSTEYGDLLERMTTPFHEAFRILSGIDAPIVTAARGTVAGGGLGYVYAAEQVIAAEGTKFLTAFAALGLSGDGGGTWHLPRLIGARRAAQAYLRNTPIETNDALAWGLINEIVPADKLRVRALALATELAQGPTRAFAKMRTLLRESWHNDLATQLKSETDALSAAANTADAAVALSAFRAKRAPRFTGG